A genomic window from Plasmodium malariae genome assembly, chromosome: 10 includes:
- the PmUG01_10023700 gene encoding S-adenosyl-L-homocysteine hydrolase, putative, whose translation MYENKSKVKDLSLAPFGKLQMQISENEMPGIMTIREEYEKLKPLKNAKISGCLHMTIECALLIETLQKLGAHVRWCSCNIYSTVDYAAAAVSTLENVTVFAWKDETLEEYWWCVESALTWEDNEGPDLIVDDGGDATLLVHKGVEYEKLYEEKKILPDPESGINQEEKCFLTLLKNSISKNPKKWTNISKKIIGVSEETTTGILRLKKMDKNNELLFTAINVNDAVTKQKYDNIYGCRHSLPDGLMRSTDFLISGKIVVICGYGDVGKGCASSMKGLGARVYVTEIDPICAIQAVMEGFNVVTLDEIVEKADFFITCTGNVDVIKLEHLLKMKNNAVVGNIGHFDDEIQVNELFNYDGIHIENVKPQVDRVTLPNGNKIIVLAKGRLLNLGCATGHPAFVMSFSFCNQIFAQLDLWENRNNSKYQNKVYLLPKHLDEKVAFYHLKKLNASLTHLDDKQCTFLGVPKNGPYKSDQYRY comes from the coding sequence ACGAGAAGAATATGAAAAACTGAAGCCTCTAAAAAATGCGAAAATAAGTGGGTGCTTACATATGACTATCGAATGTGCGTTATTGATTGAAACATTACAGAAGTTAGGAGCACACGTAAGATGGTGTTCATGTAATATTTACTCAACTGTAGATTACGCAGCTGCAGCTGTGAGTACGTTAGAAAATGTAACTGTTTTTGCATGGAAGGATGAAACCCTTGAAGAATATTGGTGGTGTGTGGAAAGTGCACTAACATGGGAGGATAATGAAGGACCTGATTTAATTGTTGATGATGGTGGTGATGCAACTCTGTTAGTACATAAGGGTGtagaatatgaaaaattatatgaagaaaaaaaaatattacctGACCCAGAATCAGGAATAAATCAAGAAGAAAAATGTTTTCTAACGTTGTTAAAAAATTCTATTAGTAAAAATCCAAAAAAATGGACTaacatttcaaaaaaaattattggaGTATCTGAAGAAACAACAACTGGAATTTTAAgattgaaaaaaatggataaaaataatgaattactTTTTACAGCTATAAACGTTAATGATGCAGTTACAAAGCAAAAATATGACAACATTTATGGTTGTAGGCACTCTTTACCTGACGGCTTAATGCGATCTActgattttttaatttcgGGAAAAATTGTTGTTATATGTGGATATGGAGATGTAGGTAAAGGATGTGCATCATCTATGAAAGGGTTAGGTGCAAGAGTATATGTTACAGAAATAGATCCAATATGTGCAATTCAAGCAGTTATGGAAGGTTTTAATGTTGTAACTTTAGATGAAATTGTTGAGAAAGCAGATTTTTTCATTACCTGTACAGGCAATGTTGATGTTATTAAATTAgaacatttattaaaaatgaaaaataatgctGTAGTTGGTAATATAGGACATTTTGATGATGAAATACAGGttaatgaattatttaattatgatGGAATTCATATCGAGAATGTAAAACCTCAAGTAGATAGAGTTACCTTACcaaatggaaataaaattattgtattaGCAAAAGGAAGACTTTTAAATCTGGGATGTGCAACAGGTCATCCAGCTTTTGTCAtgtctttttctttttgtaatCAAATATTTGCACAATTAGATTTATGGGAAAACagaaataattcaaaatatcAAAACAAAGTTTATTTGTTACCTAAACATTTAGATGAAAAGGTTGCATTTTATCATTTGAAGAAGCTAAACGCATCCTTAACCCATTTGGATGACAAGCAGTGTACGTTTTTGGGTGTACCCAAAAATGGCCCTTACAAAAGTGATCAATACAGGTACTAG